The following proteins come from a genomic window of Bactrocera tryoni isolate S06 chromosome 1, CSIRO_BtryS06_freeze2, whole genome shotgun sequence:
- the LOC120766557 gene encoding probable maleylacetoacetate isomerase 2 isoform X2, with product MNSALNSRQLFQSNWQTKRILKMCAQQISASASLHKPVETSEGMKPILYSYWHSSCSWRVRTALNWKNIPYETRAVNLLKPESGHHSAEYLAINPTAHVPTLFIETRPLPALLPQDAYERAKVREIVEIIASGIQPLQNRKVQKRVEHDKRLEWVQHWVNSGFRALEEKLSTTAGKYCVGDEISMADCCLLPQIFNARNSQVDMRQYPIMSRIESELEVIPAFIAAHPNNQPDCPTKLSGK from the exons ATGAATTCAGCACTAAACAGTCGACagctttttcaaagcaattgGCAAACTAAACGCATTTTGAAGATGTGCGCACAGCAAATTTCCGCTTCAGCGTCGCTCCACAAGCCAGTCGAAACCAGTGAAGGCATGAAACCAATACTTTATTCCTACTGGCACAGTTCCTGCTCGTGGCGCGTTCGGACTGCACTTAACTGGAAGAATATTCCATATGAGACGCGAGCTGTCAACTTACTTAAGCCCGAAAGCGGACATCATTCTGCTGAGTATCTTGCGATTAATCCTACGGCGCATGTGCCAACACTATTTATAG AGACGCGACCGCTGCCAGCGCTGCTGCCGCAAGATGCATACGAACGTGCCAAGGTGCGTGAGATTGTAGAAATCATAGCCTCAGGCATACAGCCGTTACAAAATCGGAAAGTGCAGAAGCGTGTTGAGCACGATAAACGATTGGAGTGGGTTCAGCATTGGGTCAATAGCGGTTTTCGCGCTTTGGAAGAAAAGCTCTCTACCACGGCTGGCAAATATTGTGTGGGCGATGAGATTTCAATGGCTGATTGCTGTCTGCTGCCACAAATTTTTAATGCCAGAAA CTCTCAGGTTGATATGCGACAATATCCGATTATGTCACGTATCGAAAGTGAATTGGAAGTGATTCCGGCGTTTATAGCTGCTCATCCAAACAATCAGCCGGACTGTCCAACGAAGTTATctggcaaataa
- the LOC120766557 gene encoding probable maleylacetoacetate isomerase 2 isoform X1 → MNSALNSRQLFQSNWQTKRILKMCAQQISASASLHKPVETSEGMKPILYSYWHSSCSWRVRTALNWKNIPYETRAVNLLKPESGHHSAEYLAINPTAHVPTLFIDGKNLIESIAILHYLEETRPLPALLPQDAYERAKVREIVEIIASGIQPLQNRKVQKRVEHDKRLEWVQHWVNSGFRALEEKLSTTAGKYCVGDEISMADCCLLPQIFNARNSQVDMRQYPIMSRIESELEVIPAFIAAHPNNQPDCPTKLSGK, encoded by the exons ATGAATTCAGCACTAAACAGTCGACagctttttcaaagcaattgGCAAACTAAACGCATTTTGAAGATGTGCGCACAGCAAATTTCCGCTTCAGCGTCGCTCCACAAGCCAGTCGAAACCAGTGAAGGCATGAAACCAATACTTTATTCCTACTGGCACAGTTCCTGCTCGTGGCGCGTTCGGACTGCACTTAACTGGAAGAATATTCCATATGAGACGCGAGCTGTCAACTTACTTAAGCCCGAAAGCGGACATCATTCTGCTGAGTATCTTGCGATTAATCCTACGGCGCATGTGCCAACACTATTTATAG ATGGGAAGAACCTCATTGAGTCCATTGCCATTCTGCATTATTTGGAAGAGACGCGACCGCTGCCAGCGCTGCTGCCGCAAGATGCATACGAACGTGCCAAGGTGCGTGAGATTGTAGAAATCATAGCCTCAGGCATACAGCCGTTACAAAATCGGAAAGTGCAGAAGCGTGTTGAGCACGATAAACGATTGGAGTGGGTTCAGCATTGGGTCAATAGCGGTTTTCGCGCTTTGGAAGAAAAGCTCTCTACCACGGCTGGCAAATATTGTGTGGGCGATGAGATTTCAATGGCTGATTGCTGTCTGCTGCCACAAATTTTTAATGCCAGAAA CTCTCAGGTTGATATGCGACAATATCCGATTATGTCACGTATCGAAAGTGAATTGGAAGTGATTCCGGCGTTTATAGCTGCTCATCCAAACAATCAGCCGGACTGTCCAACGAAGTTATctggcaaataa
- the LOC120770518 gene encoding probable maleylacetoacetate isomerase 2 isoform X1: MSKSLSCSTLQNDDVKRDSALKPILYSYWRSSCSWRVRIALNLKEIPYDIKPISLIKSGGEQHCNEYREVNPMEQVPALQIDGHTLIESVAIMHYLEETRPQRPLLPQDVHKRAKVREIVEIICSGIQPLQNLIVLIHVGEEKKKEWAQHWITRGFRAVEKALSTSAGKYCVGDEISMADCCLVPQVFNARRFHVDLRPYPIILRIDRELEANPAFRAAHPSNQPDCPPELPNK; this comes from the exons ATGTCTAAATCTCTCTCTTGTTCTACTTTACAAAACGACGACGTAAAACGCGACTCGGCATTGAAGCCTATACTCTACTCGTATTGGCGTAGTTCCTGTTCGTGGCGGGTGCGCATCGCCCTCAACTTGAAGGAAATACCCTACGACATCAAACCCATCAGCCTCATCAAGTCGGGCGGTGAACAGCATTGCAATGAGTATCGTGAGGTCAATCCGATGGAGCAGGTGCCAGCGTTGCAAATCG ATGGCCACACGCTGATCGAGTCAGTCGCCATTATGCACTACTTGGAGGAGACACGTCCCCAACGTCCATTGCTGCCACAGGACGTGCACAAACGAGCCAAAGTGCGTGAAATAGTCGAAATCATCTGTTCGGGCATACAACCACTGCAGAATCTGATTGTACTCATTCATGTCGGCGAGGAGAAGAAGAAGGAATGGGCACAGCATTGGATCACGCGCGGATTCCGCGCTGTCGAAAAGGCGCTCTCCACCTCGGCTGGCAAATACTGTGTGGGCGATGAGATTTCCATGGCCGATTGCTGCTTGGTGCCACAGGTCTTCAATGCAAGAAG ATTCCATGTCGATCTACGTCCATACCCGATCATCTTGCGTATTGATCGTGAATTGGAGGCTAACCCCGCCTTCCGCGCCGCACATCCATCCAACCAACCAGACTGTCCACCGGAGTTGCCAAACAAATAG
- the LOC120770518 gene encoding probable maleylacetoacetate isomerase 2 isoform X2 → MSLSAIAKPILYSYWRSSCSWRVRIALNLKEIPYDIKPISLIKSGGEQHCNEYREVNPMEQVPALQIDGHTLIESVAIMHYLEETRPQRPLLPQDVHKRAKVREIVEIICSGIQPLQNLIVLIHVGEEKKKEWAQHWITRGFRAVEKALSTSAGKYCVGDEISMADCCLVPQVFNARRFHVDLRPYPIILRIDRELEANPAFRAAHPSNQPDCPPELPNK, encoded by the exons ATGTCCTTGTCGGCCATAGCAAAG CCTATACTCTACTCGTATTGGCGTAGTTCCTGTTCGTGGCGGGTGCGCATCGCCCTCAACTTGAAGGAAATACCCTACGACATCAAACCCATCAGCCTCATCAAGTCGGGCGGTGAACAGCATTGCAATGAGTATCGTGAGGTCAATCCGATGGAGCAGGTGCCAGCGTTGCAAATCG ATGGCCACACGCTGATCGAGTCAGTCGCCATTATGCACTACTTGGAGGAGACACGTCCCCAACGTCCATTGCTGCCACAGGACGTGCACAAACGAGCCAAAGTGCGTGAAATAGTCGAAATCATCTGTTCGGGCATACAACCACTGCAGAATCTGATTGTACTCATTCATGTCGGCGAGGAGAAGAAGAAGGAATGGGCACAGCATTGGATCACGCGCGGATTCCGCGCTGTCGAAAAGGCGCTCTCCACCTCGGCTGGCAAATACTGTGTGGGCGATGAGATTTCCATGGCCGATTGCTGCTTGGTGCCACAGGTCTTCAATGCAAGAAG ATTCCATGTCGATCTACGTCCATACCCGATCATCTTGCGTATTGATCGTGAATTGGAGGCTAACCCCGCCTTCCGCGCCGCACATCCATCCAACCAACCAGACTGTCCACCGGAGTTGCCAAACAAATAG